The sequence below is a genomic window from Variovorax paradoxus B4.
AGGTTTTGACAAGTTAGAATGCCGAGCGCCTTCAGCAGAGAATATCCACAATACATATACCAAAAAATGCCCGAGGGTCTCACCATTTTTTCAAGCGCCCATGTCCACTGACGGCATCGGCGAAAGCCTCTGGCAAGCCTGCGTCGACCAACTCGCGCAGGAGCTGTCGGAGCAGCAGTTCAACACCTGGATCAAGCCCCTGACAGCGCAGGTCGCGGACGACCTTTCGCGCATGACGGTGTTCGTTGCCAACCGCTTCAAGCTCGACTGGATCCGGGCCCAGTACGCCGGCAAGATTGCCGCCATGGCCGAGAAGATGTACGGCCAGCCGGTTGCTGTTGAGTTAGCACTTGCTCCGCGAGAAGCACCCGTGCGCTCTACCCCTGTTGCCGTGCTGGCCGAAACCGACGTGCCGCGGGACGTGGCCGGTCCGGGCGAGGAGTCCGCCAACGCCGGCTTCAAGAACCGGCTGAATTCTGGCCTCACTTTCGACACCCTGGTGGAGGGCACGGCCAACCGCATGGCGCGCGCCGCCGCCATGCACGTGGCCGGCATGCCGGGCCACCTGTACAACCCGCTGTTCATCTACGGCGGCGTCGGCCTGGGCAAGACCCACCTGATGCACGCGGTGGGCAACCGGCTCTTGGCCGACCGTCCGGATTCCAAAGTTCTCTACATCCACGCCGAGCAGTTCGTCTCGGATGTGGTCAAGGCCTATCAGCGCAAGACTTTCGATGAGTTCAAGGAGCGCTACCACTCGCTCGATCTGCTCTTGATCGACGATGTGCAGTTCTTCGCCAACAAGGACCGCACGCAGGAAGAATTCTTCAATGCGTTCGAGGCCCTGCTGGCCAAGAAGTCGCACATCGTGATGACCAGCGACACTTATCCGAAGGGCCTGGCGGACATCCACGAGCGCCTGGTGTCGCGCTTCGATTCGGGCCTGACGGTGGCCATCGAGCCGCCCGAGCTCGAGATGCGCGTGGCCATCCTGATCAACAAGGCGCGCGCCGAATCGGCCGAGATGCCCGAGGAAGTGGCCTTCTTCGTCGCCAAGAACGTGCGCTCCAACGTGCGCGAGCTCGAAGGGGCGCTGCGCAAGATCCTGGCCTACTCGCGCTTCAACCAGAAGGAAATCTCCATCGCCCTGGCGCGCGAGGCGCTGCGCGACCTGCTGTCGATCCAGAATCGGCAGATCTCGGTCGAAAATATCCAGAAGACGGTGGCCGACTACTACAAGATCAAGGTCGCCGACATGTACAGCAAGAAACGCCCGGCCAGCATTGCGCGGCCGCGGCAGATCGCGATGTACCTGGCCAAGGAGCTCACGCAGAAAAGCCTGCCGGAAATCGGCGAGCTGTTCGGCGGGCGCGACCACACCACCGTGCTCCACGCGGTGCGCAAGATCTCGGGCGAGCGCCAGCAGCTCACCGAACTCAACCAGCAGCTGCACGTCCTCGAGCAGACGCTCAAGGGCTGATCCCGGATGTCATCAGGAATGCCCCTCGCAACAGCGGAGAATGGCGTCTCACTGGCGGATTCAAAGAGATAAGAGAAGAGGAAGAAGACATGATCGTTTTGAAGGCTACCCAAGACAAGGTCCTCGCCGCGCTGCAATCGGTGGCAGGCATCGTGGAACGGCGCCATACGCTGCCGATCCTGGCCAACGTGCTGATCCGCAAGACCGGCGGCCAGCTGCAGCTGACCACCAGCGACCTCGAGATCCAGATCCGCACCACGGCCGAGCTCGGCGGCGATGAGGGCAACTTCACCACCACCATCGGCGCGCGCAAGCTGATCGACATCCTGCGCACCATGCCGGCCGACCAGACCGTGAGCCTCGAATCGAGCGCCAGCAAGCTGGTGCTCAAGGGCGGCAAGAGCCGCTTCACGCTGCAGTCGCTGCCGGCCGAGGACTTTCCGCTGGTGCAGGAAGCCGCCAACTTCGGCCCCGTGTTCAGCGTGCCGCAAAAGACGCTGAAGGACCTGCTCTCGCAGGTTTCGTTCGCCATGGCCGTGCACGACATCCGCTACTACCTGAACGGCATCCTGTTCGTGGCCGAAGGCAAGCAGCTGAGCCTGGTGGCCACCGACGGCCACCGCCTGGCGTTCTCGTCGGCCACGCTCGACGTCGAAGTGCCGCGCCAGGAAGTCATTCTTCCGCGCAAGACCGTGCTCGAGATGCAGCGCCTGCTGTCGGACGCCGAAGGCGCCATCGAGATGCAGTTTGCGAACAACCAGGCCAAGTTCAGCTTCGGCGGCATGGAGTTCGTCACCAAGCTGGTCGAGGGCAAGTTCCCCGACTACAACCGCGTGATTCCCAAGAACCACAAGAACAGCGTCACGCTGGGCCGCG
It includes:
- the dnaA gene encoding chromosomal replication initiator protein DnaA, whose product is MSTDGIGESLWQACVDQLAQELSEQQFNTWIKPLTAQVADDLSRMTVFVANRFKLDWIRAQYAGKIAAMAEKMYGQPVAVELALAPREAPVRSTPVAVLAETDVPRDVAGPGEESANAGFKNRLNSGLTFDTLVEGTANRMARAAAMHVAGMPGHLYNPLFIYGGVGLGKTHLMHAVGNRLLADRPDSKVLYIHAEQFVSDVVKAYQRKTFDEFKERYHSLDLLLIDDVQFFANKDRTQEEFFNAFEALLAKKSHIVMTSDTYPKGLADIHERLVSRFDSGLTVAIEPPELEMRVAILINKARAESAEMPEEVAFFVAKNVRSNVRELEGALRKILAYSRFNQKEISIALAREALRDLLSIQNRQISVENIQKTVADYYKIKVADMYSKKRPASIARPRQIAMYLAKELTQKSLPEIGELFGGRDHTTVLHAVRKISGERQQLTELNQQLHVLEQTLKG
- the dnaN gene encoding DNA polymerase III subunit beta, which translates into the protein MIVLKATQDKVLAALQSVAGIVERRHTLPILANVLIRKTGGQLQLTTSDLEIQIRTTAELGGDEGNFTTTIGARKLIDILRTMPADQTVSLESSASKLVLKGGKSRFTLQSLPAEDFPLVQEAANFGPVFSVPQKTLKDLLSQVSFAMAVHDIRYYLNGILFVAEGKQLSLVATDGHRLAFSSATLDVEVPRQEVILPRKTVLEMQRLLSDAEGAIEMQFANNQAKFSFGGMEFVTKLVEGKFPDYNRVIPKNHKNSVTLGRAPLLASLQRTAILTSEKFKGVRLNIEPGTLRIASNNAEQEEAQDELDIDYGGDAIEIGFNVTYLIDALSNMDQDMVKLDLADSNSSALLTIPENASFKYVVMPMRI